From the genome of Scytonema hofmannii PCC 7110, one region includes:
- a CDS encoding DUF6887 family protein, with translation MSDYLSLNYQELKQYVKANPQDEEAFQHFLTLMRAKPGVVVSTP, from the coding sequence ATGAGTGATTATTTAAGCCTTAATTATCAAGAGTTGAAGCAATACGTCAAAGCCAATCCCCAGGATGAAGAAGCTTTCCAACACTTTCTAACATTGATGAGAGCAAAGCCTGGAGTAGTGGTAAGCACTCCATAG
- a CDS encoding DUF928 domain-containing protein: MIGRKFTLANLAKNVLLLIIILVIINFTQLLVQSQQSNTAKIRFVQPALERYPDNRGAPRDRKGAGTRGDCPAANKRLTALVPLVSTTANQKQAATQYVLSLTAAEHPTFWFYVPYVPKNINSVKFVLLNEKNNSVTKEPIAIAPPNTPGIISVSLPTTEKPLVVGQYYHWYLLIDCNPQSRSEDIAVEGLVQRIPLNQDLARRLQAATSRQRVALYAQAGIWQDAITTLGELRRAKPQDPALAADWKDLLESVGLEEVATEPLASLYKVNLKSPTSYIT, from the coding sequence ATGATTGGAAGAAAATTTACTTTAGCAAATTTAGCAAAAAATGTGTTATTGTTGATTATTATATTAGTAATAATTAATTTCACTCAATTATTAGTACAATCTCAGCAATCAAACACCGCCAAAATACGTTTTGTTCAGCCTGCTTTAGAAAGGTACCCAGACAATCGTGGCGCACCGAGAGACAGAAAAGGTGCAGGAACGCGGGGTGATTGTCCGGCTGCGAACAAACGTCTCACCGCTTTGGTACCTTTGGTGTCAACAACCGCAAATCAGAAGCAAGCTGCAACACAATATGTTTTGAGCTTAACCGCAGCAGAACATCCAACTTTTTGGTTTTACGTTCCCTATGTACCTAAGAACATTAACTCAGTAAAGTTTGTCTTGCTCAATGAAAAGAATAACTCTGTCACCAAAGAACCAATTGCGATCGCTCCACCCAATACACCAGGAATCATCAGCGTTAGTCTTCCCACAACAGAGAAACCCCTCGTAGTTGGACAATATTATCACTGGTATCTCTTAATTGATTGTAACCCCCAAAGCCGTTCGGAAGATATAGCAGTTGAAGGCTTAGTGCAACGCATCCCCCTTAACCAAGATTTAGCTCGTCGTCTACAAGCAGCAACCTCACGTCAAAGAGTCGCCCTTTATGCTCAAGCAGGGATATGGCAAGATGCGATAACAACTTTAGGAGAACTCAGGCGTGCTAAACCCCAAGATCCAGCGTTGGCGGCTGATTGGAAAGATTTGTTGGAGTCTGTAGGGTTGGAAGAAGTTGCTACAGAACCTTTGGCAAGCCTTTATAAAGTCAATCTTAAATCGCCAACATCATATATTACGTAG
- a CDS encoding macro domain-containing protein, translating into MSRVSRLNADYICQNSNYNDLIPTKAMIEIKQGNLLTEPAQALVNTVNCVGVMGKGIALQFKQAYPENFHQYEKACRAGQVQPGQMFTVATGNLFNPQYIINFPTKRHWKGKSKLDDIKTGLVALVAQVQQLSITSIAIPPLGCGNGGLDWAEVKPLIESAFAPLPDVHVIIFEPSGAPAAAQMPVVSKTPNMTRARALFIRLLELYGIPGYELTKLEIQKLAYFLQEAGEPLRLEYVKHKYGPYAHNLNHVLKHIEGHYIRGYGDGTAKAESAEIYVLPAGREAAQAFLANDASAQERLERISNLIIGFETPYGMELLATVHWVATKEVLTAQDSELAIQLVHTWSQRKRTIFKAEHIRKAWQRLQQQNWLSAN; encoded by the coding sequence TTGAGCCGCGTATCTCGGCTCAATGCCGACTACATCTGTCAAAATAGCAACTATAATGATTTAATACCAACAAAAGCGATGATTGAAATTAAGCAAGGTAACTTATTAACAGAACCAGCCCAAGCCTTAGTAAACACAGTTAATTGTGTGGGTGTCATGGGTAAAGGTATAGCCTTGCAATTTAAACAAGCTTATCCAGAAAACTTCCACCAATACGAAAAAGCTTGTCGTGCCGGACAAGTGCAGCCCGGACAAATGTTTACTGTTGCTACAGGTAACTTATTTAACCCTCAGTACATTATTAATTTCCCCACCAAACGCCACTGGAAAGGTAAATCTAAATTAGATGATATCAAAACCGGACTGGTGGCATTAGTCGCCCAAGTACAGCAACTAAGTATTACCTCCATCGCCATTCCCCCACTGGGATGCGGTAACGGCGGCTTAGACTGGGCTGAAGTAAAACCCTTAATCGAATCAGCCTTTGCCCCACTACCAGATGTCCACGTCATTATCTTTGAGCCAAGCGGCGCACCCGCAGCAGCACAAATGCCAGTGGTCAGCAAAACACCAAATATGACTCGCGCCCGTGCTTTATTCATTCGCTTGCTGGAATTGTACGGCATTCCCGGTTATGAATTAACTAAACTAGAAATCCAAAAACTCGCTTATTTTTTGCAGGAAGCAGGTGAACCACTGCGCCTTGAGTACGTAAAACATAAATATGGCCCCTATGCCCATAACCTAAATCATGTTTTAAAACACATAGAAGGGCATTACATTCGCGGTTATGGAGATGGCACAGCCAAAGCTGAAAGCGCAGAGATTTACGTCTTACCAGCCGGAAGGGAAGCAGCACAGGCATTTTTAGCCAATGACGCATCAGCCCAGGAGCGGTTAGAGCGAATTAGCAACCTGATTATCGGCTTTGAAACCCCTTATGGCATGGAATTATTGGCCACAGTTCACTGGGTAGCTACCAAAGAAGTTCTAACCGCCCAAGATAGTGAGCTGGCGATACAATTAGTGCATACATGGAGTCAGAGAAAACGCACCATCTTTAAAGCAGAACATATACGCAAAGCGTGGCAGCGATTGCAACAGCAGAATTGGTTAAGTGCAAATTGA
- a CDS encoding DUF1822 family protein, with amino-acid sequence MLSLSDFVNIDTKHIWLPLETAKQEEAWRLSQHHSNAIAIYNAYLNRVCLSHLLNWFQEWLREESTLQPEVFPSEENLPSLLEIVHGTAIKVGETRIVLVPTETLDIEELRVPQEWVDIHSWAADYYVSVQVNLDGDDGDSWMRVGGFVTHHQLKNQGTYNQSDRTYSLPIEQLSENFTLLFATLGLRLQAEIPSEVTLSAAEAQNLLRKLSHTSIYSPRLLDIPFEHWAALISHEQWRQQLYNQRLGKEQNTVTTTESTAIIRTESPLMQVNLSQWFQKVFAAGWQPINEVLNPHIGNLALDFRSSSTNKKLNVHGVKLIDLGMQLGGKSLALMLALSQEEEEKIGILVQVHPTGNEKYLPPNLKLILLESERVLQEVPSRSRDCYIQLNYFKGLRGTKFAVQLTLGNFTMTEYFSI; translated from the coding sequence TTATCAGATTTCGTCAATATTGACACTAAACATATTTGGTTACCATTAGAGACAGCCAAACAAGAAGAAGCATGGCGGCTTTCTCAGCATCACTCGAATGCGATCGCAATCTACAATGCATATCTCAATCGCGTCTGCTTGAGTCACTTACTCAATTGGTTTCAGGAGTGGTTGAGAGAAGAATCTACGTTACAACCAGAGGTATTTCCCTCTGAGGAAAATTTACCCAGTCTTTTGGAAATAGTCCATGGTACAGCAATTAAGGTGGGTGAAACCCGTATCGTATTAGTGCCAACGGAAACGTTAGACATAGAAGAATTGCGCGTACCGCAGGAATGGGTAGATATTCACAGTTGGGCGGCTGATTATTACGTTTCCGTACAAGTCAATTTAGATGGCGATGATGGTGATTCTTGGATGCGAGTTGGCGGTTTTGTCACTCACCATCAATTGAAAAACCAAGGGACTTACAATCAAAGCGATCGCACTTATTCTTTACCCATAGAACAGTTATCAGAAAACTTCACCTTACTGTTTGCGACACTGGGGCTGCGTTTGCAAGCAGAAATTCCATCTGAAGTGACTTTGTCAGCAGCAGAAGCCCAAAACTTATTACGAAAATTGAGTCATACGTCGATTTATTCTCCCAGGTTGTTAGATATACCATTTGAGCACTGGGCGGCACTCATTTCTCACGAACAATGGCGACAACAACTGTATAATCAACGTTTAGGTAAAGAGCAAAATACTGTAACCACTACTGAAAGCACAGCAATAATTCGTACAGAATCTCCACTCATGCAAGTGAATCTCAGTCAATGGTTCCAAAAAGTGTTTGCAGCAGGTTGGCAACCTATTAATGAAGTTTTGAATCCACACATAGGAAATTTAGCATTGGATTTCAGAAGTTCTTCTACAAATAAGAAACTAAACGTTCATGGAGTCAAGTTAATTGATTTGGGAATGCAATTAGGAGGAAAATCTTTAGCACTGATGCTTGCGCTTTCCCAGGAAGAGGAGGAAAAAATTGGTATTCTGGTACAAGTTCATCCCACAGGAAATGAAAAATATCTGCCACCAAATCTCAAACTCATACTTTTAGAATCAGAGAGGGTTTTACAAGAAGTTCCATCCAGAAGTCGAGATTGCTACATTCAACTCAACTATTTTAAAGGTTTACGTGGAACCAAGTTTGCTGTCCAACTAACTCTTGGTAATTTTACTATGACAGAATATTTTTCAATTTAA
- a CDS encoding ATP-binding protein: MEYEIVKDRSNKQEKVQILIEQPKWTLEEVVLSKSTLDQINQMVAYIQHKDKLLIDWEFNRFLKTGSALSINFFGIPGTGKSITAEAIAHKLGVSIIKANYGELESSFVGGTSDNLTSVFKTAEETKSLLFFDEADAVLGKRISNPSLAADHGVNSAKSTLLTHLDKFNGIIVFATNLFDNYDEAFLRRILFNIEFLAPDLEMREYLWRFHLSENVPKEVSYEDLAKISDGLCGGDIRNITIKLGLALLTGKVQSIDEPLVKEEIARYKEVKQRHNRTPVLVETTMN, translated from the coding sequence ATGGAGTATGAAATCGTCAAAGATAGATCGAACAAGCAAGAGAAAGTACAGATTTTAATAGAGCAGCCGAAGTGGACTCTGGAAGAAGTAGTGCTATCCAAAAGTACGCTTGACCAAATTAACCAGATGGTTGCTTACATACAACACAAAGATAAACTTTTGATTGATTGGGAATTTAATCGGTTCCTGAAAACAGGAAGTGCTTTGAGCATTAACTTTTTTGGCATACCAGGTACGGGTAAAAGTATAACGGCTGAAGCAATTGCTCATAAACTTGGCGTGTCAATCATTAAAGCCAACTATGGTGAGCTTGAATCTTCTTTTGTAGGAGGAACATCTGATAACTTAACATCAGTTTTCAAAACAGCAGAAGAGACAAAAAGCCTACTATTCTTTGATGAAGCTGATGCTGTCCTTGGTAAAAGAATCTCCAACCCATCACTAGCAGCCGATCATGGTGTGAACTCAGCAAAGAGTACCTTGCTCACTCACTTAGATAAATTCAACGGGATTATTGTGTTTGCCACAAATCTTTTTGATAACTATGATGAGGCTTTTTTGAGAAGAATTCTTTTCAATATAGAGTTTTTAGCTCCAGATTTAGAAATGAGAGAGTATCTGTGGAGATTTCACTTATCGGAAAATGTACCCAAGGAAGTAAGTTATGAGGATTTGGCAAAAATTAGCGATGGTCTTTGTGGTGGTGATATCAGAAATATCACTATCAAGTTAGGTTTGGCATTGCTGACTGGAAAGGTACAGAGTATTGATGAGCCTTTAGTCAAAGAAGAAATTGCTCGGTACAAAGAAGTAAAACAAAGACACAATAGAACTCCGGTTTTAGTCGAAACTACTATGAATTGA
- a CDS encoding CHAT domain-containing protein, translated as MDKDLIFVKAEVSSIRQRRQFVQHQILAGQHASKAQVLKLAESHHCFHFSGHAEYNFEQPLDTYLMLSQDNAQNLTLSSILSDLQMQNADLVTLSACCTGLVDAFQPSDEHLGLATGFLLAGAKAVIGSQWKVNSIATAFLFDEFYRQFSCERS; from the coding sequence TTGGATAAAGATTTAATATTTGTCAAAGCAGAAGTATCAAGCATCCGCCAGCGCAGACAATTTGTTCAACATCAAATTCTAGCAGGACAACACGCATCAAAAGCACAAGTTTTAAAGTTAGCAGAAAGTCATCATTGTTTCCATTTCTCCGGTCATGCTGAGTATAATTTCGAGCAACCTCTCGATACCTATCTCATGCTTTCCCAAGACAACGCACAGAACCTCACCCTTAGTAGCATCTTGAGCGATTTGCAGATGCAGAATGCAGATTTAGTCACTCTCTCAGCTTGCTGTACGGGGCTTGTAGATGCCTTTCAACCCAGCGATGAACATCTGGGATTGGCAACAGGCTTTCTGCTGGCTGGAGCAAAAGCAGTCATTGGAAGTCAATGGAAAGTCAATTCTATTGCCACCGCCTTCCTCTTTGATGAGTTCTACAGGCAATTTAGTTGCGAGCGCTCATAA
- a CDS encoding NACHT domain-containing protein yields the protein MPRNSLKACKSGISKAKIALINKDWTQAELAQQAGILTRQPVVNFFAGRGVAQENFLKICKLLDLDWREIADIDKNLTNSVTVLEEANASIDTLVEEVRKKIKPYIQERCSSMRVLDMNQPITLDNIYTCVNILEKITGLRRVEIADLLNNFDPEKFDRLRLSGVTEERVPGIQAVQQYSKLIVFGKPGAGKTTFLKYLAIQCIDDRVQKNRFPVFIILKDFAEKPEQPSILEYITHQLSICKLTDASIKVEQLLEQGRVLILLDGLDEVGEKDTKRVLKQIQDFSNQFYTNHFVITCRIAAKEYTFEKFTEVEIADFNEDQIATFTQNWFQLSDPVKGERFIQKLKENKPIQELATNPLLLTLFCLVFGEAGKFPDHRSELYTEGINILLKKWDVNRNIERDQVYKNLSLQRKKDLLSYIALTTFEQKDYFFKQKTLEGYITNFISNFRDACTETKELELNSEAILKSIEAQHGLLVERAKGIFSFSHLTFHEYFTAKKIVTITDSEELENTLQNLANRITKKRWREIFLLTSEMLASPDYLLRCMKQQVDALLSTDEDLLRFHLWADEKSCSVKAPYKPAAIRAFYCNVVHDLNYELAYDLASDGEGEVAVAFIHTLAYDPNIDLDLDLKRAIAFAELLNLNNESNRALAFAQLFNCDRDINNYNAFVRALDFDLALDLVLVRVLDISSHYISEFDITSNYASNLDHTLQYTLLQLKNQLPDLESDSEEYKQWWQKNGQAWTEQLKTAMILHRNIGSNWQLSNSQKDLLKQYYDVNKLLVDCLNSDCKVSHELRQEIENTLLLPSSGMLK from the coding sequence ATGCCTAGAAACTCGCTCAAAGCCTGCAAATCAGGTATCAGTAAAGCAAAAATAGCTTTAATTAATAAAGATTGGACACAGGCTGAACTAGCACAACAGGCTGGGATACTTACTCGTCAGCCAGTGGTAAACTTCTTTGCAGGCAGAGGAGTAGCACAAGAAAATTTTCTTAAAATTTGCAAACTACTGGATCTAGATTGGCGAGAAATCGCTGATATAGACAAAAATTTAACTAATTCAGTTACTGTATTAGAGGAAGCTAATGCCAGTATTGATACTTTAGTGGAAGAGGTACGTAAAAAGATAAAGCCGTATATTCAAGAACGTTGTAGTTCAATGCGGGTGCTGGATATGAACCAGCCTATTACATTAGATAATATTTACACTTGTGTCAATATTTTGGAGAAAATCACTGGACTCCGACGGGTAGAGATTGCGGATCTGTTAAATAACTTTGATCCAGAGAAATTCGACCGTCTTAGACTCAGCGGCGTAACTGAGGAGCGAGTGCCAGGGATCCAAGCAGTGCAACAGTATAGTAAGTTGATAGTATTTGGTAAACCGGGAGCAGGAAAGACTACATTTTTAAAATATCTGGCAATTCAGTGTATCGATGATCGTGTTCAGAAGAATCGCTTCCCAGTTTTTATTATACTGAAAGATTTTGCAGAAAAACCCGAACAGCCGAGCATTCTGGAGTATATTACCCACCAGTTATCTATTTGTAAGTTAACAGATGCCAGCATAAAAGTAGAGCAACTGTTAGAACAGGGGAGGGTATTGATCTTGCTAGACGGGCTAGATGAAGTAGGAGAAAAGGATACGAAGAGGGTTTTAAAGCAAATTCAAGATTTTTCCAACCAGTTTTATACTAATCACTTTGTCATCACTTGTCGTATTGCTGCTAAGGAATACACGTTTGAAAAGTTCACCGAAGTAGAAATTGCAGATTTTAACGAAGACCAAATTGCCACTTTTACTCAAAACTGGTTTCAGTTAAGTGATCCAGTTAAAGGTGAGCGTTTCATCCAAAAACTGAAAGAAAACAAGCCAATTCAAGAATTGGCAACTAATCCCCTACTATTAACTTTGTTTTGTTTGGTATTTGGCGAAGCTGGAAAATTTCCAGACCATCGTTCCGAACTTTACACCGAAGGCATAAATATATTGCTGAAAAAATGGGATGTCAACCGGAACATTGAGCGAGATCAGGTCTATAAAAATCTATCCTTGCAGCGTAAGAAAGACTTGCTGAGCTACATTGCTCTAACCACTTTTGAGCAGAAGGACTATTTTTTTAAGCAAAAGACCCTTGAAGGATACATTACTAACTTCATCTCCAACTTCCGCGATGCTTGTACTGAAACGAAAGAATTAGAACTAAACAGCGAAGCCATTTTGAAGTCGATTGAAGCGCAGCATGGGCTATTAGTAGAACGGGCTAAGGGCATTTTTTCATTCTCCCATCTTACATTTCATGAGTATTTCACAGCGAAAAAGATTGTTACTATTACTGACTCAGAGGAATTAGAAAATACTTTACAAAATTTAGCTAACCGTATTACCAAAAAACGCTGGCGGGAAATCTTTTTGTTGACATCAGAGATGTTGGCAAGTCCAGATTATTTGTTGCGCTGCATGAAACAACAAGTCGATGCACTTCTATCAACTGATGAAGATCTACTGCGCTTTCACTTGTGGGCTGATGAAAAATCTTGTTCTGTAAAAGCGCCCTATAAACCCGCCGCAATTCGAGCCTTCTACTGCAACGTTGTCCACGATCTCAACTATGAGCTTGCCTACGACCTGGCCTCCGACGGCGAGGGTGAAGTCGCCGTCGCCTTCATTCATACCCTTGCCTACGACCCTAACATCGACCTTGACCTCGACCTCAAACGCGCTATCGCCTTTGCCGAGCTCCTCAATCTCAACAACGAGTCCAACCGTGCTCTTGCTTTTGCCCAGCTCTTCAACTGCGACCGCGACATCAACAACTACAATGCCTTCGTCCGTGCTCTCGACTTTGACCTTGCCCTGGACCTCGTCCTTGTCCGTGTCCTTGATATCTCCAGTCACTACATCAGCGAGTTTGACATCACCAGCAACTACGCCAGTAACCTCGACCACACATTGCAGTATACGCTGCTACAACTCAAAAACCAACTTCCCGACCTAGAGAGCGATTCAGAAGAGTACAAGCAATGGTGGCAGAAAAATGGTCAAGCTTGGACTGAACAACTCAAAACCGCAATGATTTTACATCGCAATATTGGTTCTAACTGGCAGCTTAGCAACTCCCAAAAGGATCTTTTGAAGCAGTACTACGACGTTAATAAGTTGTTGGTTGATTGCCTTAATAGCGATTGTAAAGTGAGCCACGAATTAAGGCAAGAGATTGAAAATACATTACTATTGCCAAGTAGCGGTATGCTGAAGTAA
- a CDS encoding GNAT family N-acetyltransferase, protein MESKIIHFDKSQINEANHLLGRAFYNDPAYTYIILEEGNRRERLVGWLCTLTVRYGLAFGHVYTTDNSLKGVAIWIPSDAFSLSFIPMIKIGMYVLPFQLGFSAVKRVIKLLNNIEKHHKLNMPEKHWYLSLLGVDPVYQNQGIGSSLLQPILKQADVEGLPCYLETFTEKNVRFYHKHGFAVVTEVNISKSNLRFWTMKRKPQN, encoded by the coding sequence ATGGAGAGCAAAATAATTCACTTTGATAAATCTCAGATTAATGAGGCAAACCACTTACTTGGAAGGGCATTCTATAATGATCCTGCCTACACTTATATAATCCTTGAAGAAGGTAACAGAAGAGAACGTCTAGTAGGATGGCTCTGTACCCTTACAGTACGCTATGGTCTTGCTTTTGGTCATGTTTATACAACTGATAATAGCTTGAAAGGTGTTGCCATTTGGATACCTTCAGATGCTTTTTCTTTAAGCTTTATACCCATGATTAAAATAGGTATGTATGTATTACCCTTTCAGCTTGGTTTCAGTGCGGTAAAGCGGGTAATCAAATTACTAAACAATATAGAAAAGCATCATAAACTTAATATGCCAGAGAAGCACTGGTACTTGTCTCTTCTCGGTGTAGATCCTGTTTATCAAAACCAAGGTATAGGCAGTTCACTTCTACAGCCGATACTAAAACAGGCGGATGTTGAAGGTTTGCCTTGTTACCTTGAAACGTTTACTGAGAAGAATGTACGTTTCTACCACAAGCATGGTTTCGCAGTAGTTACAGAAGTTAACATCTCAAAAAGCAACTTACGCTTTTGGACGATGAAGAGAAAGCCCCAGAACTGA
- a CDS encoding CHASE2 domain-containing protein — MSKLVVINLEKGNLNDGCSPVTAQLWENNSSRPIKFTGALPPAPEISELYKRFQLIYQALHQRLVSRSGLEIEATGLTNVSEVDFSEVQEQLDEAINSWLNSDLFRPIDQQLRERLALDEEFQIVIEASDRLLRRLPWHLWSFVERYQSCEVAVSTPKYERVQLLPKQKKNKVNILAILGNSEGIDVQQDRKTLEQLPHASTVFLVEPSRQELDKWLWKEQGWDILFFAGHSHSQDDKGEIHINQTSSLTIAELKNALKYAISRGLKMAIFNSCDGLGLAQQLTALQIPQIIVMREEVPDLVAQEFVKHFLGAFSGGQSFYLAVRYARLRLQGLEDEFPGASWLPVICQNPAEDPLTWLELRGKTHTVLSRKLTVRALQTAFMVSVTIAGLIAGVRSLGFMQQWEMSAFDSMMRMRPEEGLDERLLVVTVTEEDIQAQKQRQKSSLSDSTLQKLLQKLELHKPRAIGLDIYRDFRVDSQYPDLANRLRKNSSFIAICQVSGSKQQAVGISPPPEIPTTRTGFSDVVFDSDLVVRRHLLSMTPDSESPCKSHYSFNFQLARQYLAKQGIKFRLTNEDYLQIGKVVFRPLDAPTGGYQQFHTGGHQILLNYRSSRQIARQVSVAQVLSDRLKPDWIKDKIVLIGVDSQSAKDYFLTPYSMATTPYQEIPGVLLHAHMVSQILSAVLDNRPLLWVLPAWGEVLWICGWSLLTGIVTAYSWSQLKLAIFITAELLTLYSCCFIILLYGCWMPFLPSALGVLATVLGVNIYESLLKKITVNN; from the coding sequence ATGAGCAAGTTAGTTGTTATCAACTTGGAAAAAGGTAACTTAAACGATGGCTGTTCCCCTGTGACTGCACAACTTTGGGAAAATAACAGTTCGCGTCCCATCAAATTTACAGGCGCTTTACCTCCTGCTCCAGAAATTTCCGAACTGTACAAACGCTTTCAACTCATATATCAAGCACTCCATCAACGATTGGTAAGCCGTTCGGGACTCGAGATAGAAGCAACAGGTTTAACTAATGTTAGTGAAGTCGATTTTAGCGAAGTTCAAGAACAGTTAGATGAAGCCATCAATTCTTGGCTAAATTCCGATTTATTTCGTCCAATTGACCAACAATTAAGAGAGCGATTGGCTTTAGACGAAGAATTTCAGATCGTTATTGAAGCCAGCGATCGTCTCTTGCGACGGCTACCTTGGCATTTATGGAGTTTTGTGGAACGTTACCAGTCCTGTGAAGTCGCTGTCAGTACACCAAAATATGAGCGAGTGCAACTATTACCCAAACAAAAAAAGAATAAAGTCAACATTTTGGCAATTTTGGGTAACAGTGAAGGAATTGATGTCCAACAAGATAGAAAGACTCTCGAACAATTACCCCATGCATCAACAGTATTTTTGGTAGAACCTTCACGTCAAGAGTTAGATAAATGGCTTTGGAAAGAACAAGGCTGGGATATTCTGTTTTTTGCAGGACACAGTCACAGTCAAGACGATAAAGGTGAGATACATATCAATCAAACCAGTAGTTTAACGATCGCTGAGTTGAAAAATGCTCTGAAATATGCCATTTCACGCGGTTTAAAAATGGCTATTTTCAATTCCTGCGATGGCTTGGGACTAGCACAACAGTTAACCGCTCTGCAAATTCCCCAAATTATTGTTATGCGGGAAGAAGTACCGGATTTAGTAGCACAAGAGTTTGTGAAACATTTCTTAGGGGCTTTTTCGGGCGGTCAATCTTTCTATTTAGCTGTGCGTTACGCACGCTTAAGATTGCAGGGTTTGGAAGATGAATTCCCTGGTGCTTCTTGGTTACCCGTGATTTGCCAAAATCCAGCAGAAGACCCTTTAACATGGCTTGAGTTACGCGGTAAAACTCACACGGTTCTTTCCCGTAAGTTGACGGTGCGGGCTTTACAAACTGCATTTATGGTGAGTGTCACCATCGCTGGCTTGATTGCAGGGGTGCGATCGCTAGGTTTTATGCAACAATGGGAAATGTCAGCTTTTGACTCAATGATGCGAATGCGACCTGAAGAAGGATTGGATGAACGTCTTTTGGTAGTTACAGTTACAGAAGAAGATATTCAAGCTCAAAAACAAAGACAAAAATCATCACTCTCAGATAGTACATTACAAAAACTATTACAAAAACTAGAACTACACAAACCAAGAGCCATTGGTTTGGATATCTATAGAGATTTCCGGGTAGATTCTCAGTATCCAGATTTAGCAAATCGTTTACGAAAAAACAGCAGCTTTATTGCTATTTGTCAAGTTAGTGGTAGCAAACAACAAGCAGTTGGTATTTCACCACCACCGGAGATTCCAACAACTCGCACGGGTTTTAGTGATGTTGTATTCGATAGCGATTTGGTCGTCCGCCGTCATTTACTATCCATGACACCAGACTCGGAATCACCTTGCAAGTCGCACTACTCCTTCAACTTCCAGTTAGCACGACAATATCTAGCCAAACAAGGGATTAAATTCCGTCTTACTAACGAAGACTACTTGCAAATTGGTAAAGTCGTCTTTCGACCCCTAGATGCTCCCACGGGTGGCTACCAACAATTTCATACAGGGGGACACCAAATACTGCTCAATTATCGCTCTTCACGGCAGATTGCCAGACAAGTCAGTGTTGCACAAGTCTTGAGCGATCGATTAAAACCCGATTGGATCAAAGATAAGATTGTCCTGATTGGCGTTGACTCACAAAGTGCTAAAGACTATTTTCTCACTCCTTATAGTATGGCAACGACCCCCTACCAAGAAATTCCAGGCGTACTGCTGCACGCACACATGGTGAGTCAAATTCTTAGTGCTGTTTTAGATAACCGACCACTTCTGTGGGTTTTACCTGCATGGGGTGAAGTTTTATGGATTTGCGGTTGGTCTTTATTAACAGGAATAGTAACTGCGTACAGTTGGTCACAATTAAAACTTGCAATTTTCATCACTGCTGAATTACTAACTCTTTACAGTTGCTGTTTTATTATCTTGCTGTATGGCTGTTGGATGCCATTCCTTCCCTCTGCATTGGGAGTCTTGGCAACTGTATTGGGTGTGAATATATACGAATCTTTACTCAAAAAAATAACTGTAAATAATTGA